The Fragaria vesca subsp. vesca linkage group LG2, FraVesHawaii_1.0, whole genome shotgun sequence genome includes a window with the following:
- the LOC101301341 gene encoding subtilisin-like protease SDD1-like: MEYSISHLFVSTFFLCLLSLRANTLQTYIVQLHPQGVTSSSFASKADWHLSFLGQTISSENEDPSSRLLYSYQSAMEGFAAQLSESELESLKILPDVVAIRPDRIHQIHTTYSYKFLGLNPASKQSAWHKSSFGRGTIIGVLDTGVWPESPSFNDHGMPRVPKKWRGICQHGVDFNSSNCNRKLIGARFFTRGHRVASMPNSPDGVQEYASPRDTHGHGTHTSSTAGGASVGMASVLGNAAGVARGMAPGAHVAVYKVCWLNGCYSSDILAAMDVAIIDGVDILSLSLGGFPIPLFDDSIAIGSFRAMEHGISVVCAAGNNGPIESSVANEAPWIATIGASTLDRRFPAIVQMGNGKVLYGQSLYPGNRLMRRTEKENEVVYVTGENTGSEFCFKGSLPRAKVRGKIVVCDRGVNGRAEKGEVVKEAGGAGMILANTEINLEEDSVDVHVLPATLIGYKESIHLKAYINSTRRPTARIVFQGTVLGKSRAPAVAQFSARGPSFSNPSILKPDVIAPGVNIIAAWPQNMGPTGLPEDTRRVNFTIMSGTSMACPHASGIAALVHSAHPKWSPAAIKSAFMTTADVTDHSGNPIMDGGKPAGVFAIGAGQVNPVRAIDPGLIYDIRPEEYVTHLCTLGYKKSDILTITHRNVSCLEILKKNRGFSLNYPSISMTFKHGMRSKMVRRRVTNVGSPHSTYLLEVMAPKGVRVKVKPQRLVFTGINQSLSYRVWFISRKRIGKDKMSFAQGQLAWVSSNNSSFHKVKSPISVTWK; the protein is encoded by the coding sequence ATGGAGTACTCCATATCCCATCTATTTGTTTCGACATTCTTTCTTTGTTTGCTTTCTCTTCGGGCAAACACTCTCCAAACTTACATAGTTCAGCTCCACCCACAAGGTGTAACCAGCTCTTCTTTCGCATCCAAAGCCGATTGGCATCTCTCATTTCTTGGACAAACCATTTCCTCCGAAAATGAAGACCCTTCTTCTCGCCTTCTTTACTCTTACCAATCTGCAATGGAAGGCTTTGCGGCTCAGCTGTCAGAGTCGGAGCTCGAGTCCTTGAAAATTCTGCCTGATGTGGTTGCAATTAGGCCTGACCGAATCCATCAAATTCACACCACTTACTCTTACAAGTTCTTGGGGCTCAACCCTGCTTCGAAACAAAGTGCTTGGCACAAGTCCTCATTTGGTCGAGGAACCATCATTGGGGTGCTTGATACTGGAGTTTGGCCTGAGAGTCCAAGCTTCAATGATCATGGAATGCCGCGGGTTCCCAAGAAATGGAGGGGGATTTGCCAACACGGCGTAGACTTCAATTCCTCAAACTGCAACAGGAAACTCATTGGTGCCAGGTTCTTCACCAGAGGCCATCGTGTGGCTTCCATGCCAAACTCACCTGATGGTGTTCAAGAGTACGCGTCTCCTCGTGATACTCACGGGCATGGTACTCACACATCATCAACAGCAGGGGGTGCTTCAGTCGGAATGGCAAGTGTCTTGGGCAATGCAGCCGGTGTGGCTCGAGGGATGGCTCCCGGAGCACATGTAGCGGTGTACAAAGTCTGCTGGCTCAATGGTTGTTATAGCTCTGATATCCTTGCTGCAATGGATGTTGCAATTATAGATGGAGTAGACATTCTCTCCCTCTCTCTAGGCGGCTTTCCCATTCCGCTTTTCGACGACAGCATTGCCATTGGAAGTTTCCGAGCAATGGAGCATGGAATTTCAGTTGTATGTGCAGCAGGAAACAATGGTCCAATTGAAAGCTCAGTCGCCAATGAAGCTCCTTGGATTGCCACAATCGGCGCGAGCACATTAGACCGGAGATTCCCAGCTATAGTTCAAATGGGTAATGGGAAAGTCCTTTATGGACAATCCCTGTACCCAGGAAACCGGCTGATGAGAAGAACCGAAAAAGAGAATGAAGTTGTTTATGTGACTGGTGAAAATACAGGAAGTGAATTTTGCTTCAAGGGGTCTCTACCAAGGGCAAAAGTACGAGGCAAGATAGTGGTTTGTGACCGTGGTGTTAACGGCAGGGCGGAGAAAGGTGAAGTGGTAAAGGAAGCTGGAGGGGCAGGAATGATTTTGGCCAATACAGAGATAAACCTGGAGGAGGACTCGGTTGATGTTCATGTCCTGCCAGCAACTCTGATTGGCTACAAAGAGTCCATTCACTTGAAGGCTTACATAAACTCTACTAGGAGACCAACGGCTAGGATTGTGTTTCAAGGCACAGTTCTAGGGAAGTCCAGAGCACCAGCAGTAGCTCAGTTCTCAGCTAGAGGACCCAGTTTTTCAAACCCTTCAATCCTAAAACCTGATGTGATTGCTCCAGGAGTCAACATCATTGCTGCTTGGCCTCAAAACATGGGCCCCACCGGCCTTCCTGAAGATACTAGGAGAGTGAATTTCACTATCATGTCAGGGACTTCAATGGCATGCCCTCATGCCAGTGGAATAGCTGCACTGGTGCACTCAGCTCATCCGAAATGGAGCCCTGCAGCTATCAAATCTGCCTTTATGACAACTGCTGATGTAACTGATCATTCAGGGAATCCGATAATGGATGGAGGCAAACCAGCAGGAGTTTTCGCAATTGGAGCTGGACAAGTAAACCCTGTGAGAGCTATTGATCCGGGGTTGATCTATGACATCAGGCCGGAGGAGTATGTCACTCATTTGTGCACTCTTGGATACAAGAAATCGGATATCTTAACAATCACTCACAGGAATGTTAGCTGCCTGGAAATTTTGAAGAAGAATAGGGGTTTCAGCCTCAATTACCCCTCCATTTCAATGACTTTCAAACATGGCATGAGAAGTAAAATGGTCAGACGACGAGTAACAAACGTGGGGAGTCCTCATTCCACTTACTTGCTGGAAGTAATGGCACCTAAGGGAGT